ATCTACCAAACAAGCACAGCTCATTTTCAGTGAACAGAACAGGATCAGAAGCAAGTCCCAAATCCGCAAGAATCTGTCCATGCTTTAAGTTTGCAGATAAAAAAAGAGCTGGGCAATCGCCACTAACAATACGCTCCTGAAGTACCCCTGAAGGCCCTAAGGTAGTTGTTACCAAAAGATCAGTATTTTCGAATATAGCTGGTAAAGCATTGCGCAGACTACCTGCTGAAAAAACTTTAACTTGGGTTATCACTTTGATCTCCTCCTATCATGCACGTGCGATACAGACTTTATCTCCGCCCTCAAGAGTGCAGACTTCTACAGGTAAACCATACAAGCGACTCAACATCTCAGGATCTAATGTTTCATTAGTAATTCCATACCCTTGTAAGAGTCCGTCTGCAATCAATGCCGTACGCTCAGAAAATCCTAGCGCATGGTCTGGAAAATGTGTTGTCATTACAACGGCTAACCCTTGATCAGCAAGTTTGCGTACAAGTACCAGTGTTCTGGCCTGATTCCCAAAATCCAGATGTGAGGTTGGTTCATCCAGCAGAAGAATACGAGATTCCTGCGCAAGTGCTCTGGCAAACAAAATCAGCTGACGTTCTCCGCCACTGGTTTCGTTATAGGATTTCTTTGCTAGGTCAAGAATTCCAAGAGTCTCCATTGCCTGTTCAGCAACCGAATAATCATTTGCTGAAGGTGAAGCGAACATACCTATATGGGCAGTGCGGCCCATAACGACGACCTCAATAGCTGTAAATGAAAAGACCGGAGTGTGCATCTGCGGAACAAAAGCAATGGCCTGTGCAATCTCTTTACGGCTCATATTTCCTATTTTGTTGCCTTCGATGGTTACCTGACCGTTTGATGGCACATGTAGCCCTGCCATACAGCGTAGCAAAGTAGATTTACCTGTGCCGTTAGGTCCAAGCACAGATAAAACTTCACCAGCATGTACTTCGAGCGTAATACCTGACCAGACAGGATTCACGCCATCATAAGCAAATGTGAGATCGGAAACGGTTAAAACTACGCCCATCCTGTTCTCCCTTTACCTAATAACCAAGCAAAAAACGGTGCACCAACTGTTGCAGTAAGAATTCCAAGTGGAATTTCAGCCGCACTGATATTTCTGGCAATGCCATCAATAACCACAAGGTAACAAGCCCCTAAAGCAAGGCTGGCGGGCATCAGCCGTCTATAATCCGGCCCGACTAACATTCTGGCAAGATGAGGAACGACAAGGCCGACCCAGCCTACGATGCCGCTGACGGAAACGGCACTTGCTGTGATAATCGTAACCGCAATAACCACCCCGAATCTTAACTTGCCTGCCTCGACCCCGAGGGTTCTGGCTTCCTCATCCCCGAAAGAAATCACATTTAGTCTCCAGCGCACCATTAAAAGGCCTACCATGCATAGTCCCATGGGAAGAAGAACAGTATATAAATCTTTCATAGCGATAGAAGATAGAGAGCCCATAAGCCAGTAGACTATCATGGGCAGCTTATCGTCAGGATCGGCAAGATATTTGACCAGAGATAATAATGATTGGAAAAAAGCGCCTACAATTACACCGGCAAGCACTATGATCATTGAACCGCTGGCTTTATAAAACTTACTCATCAGCCAAGCAGAACCAACTGCGACCATCCCGAATAAAAATGCGCAGCCTTGAATCATTACAGGTTGATTCCAGATGATTATTCCAAGGGCAGCTCCGAAACCTGCGCCTGATGCAACTCCAAGAACATATGGAGAAACTAGCGGGTTACGAAAAAGACCTTGAAATGCAGCGCCGGAAATAGATAAACCTCCACCGATAAGCATGGCAGCGAGTACTCTTGGTAAACGAACATGCAGAACCACGGTTTCTACAACACTGGACCATTCCCCTGTTACTGGTAATCCTACGTAGTTGCCGAGAACAAGCAGTACTTCAGTAAGTTTAACAGGATATCTACCCCAGACAAGGCCTAGGCATAAAGCGGCGACAGGAGCCACCCAGAGTAAAATAGACCACTTACTCCGGTTGTCCCTGCCGCTATTTATTGCAGACTTATTTGTATGAGACGCCATAGAATTCTTTGTAGTAAGATTGAACTAAAGCAGATAAATCAACATCTTTAAATTTTTCAGGATAAAGTGTTTTTGCCATCCATAGTTCACCTAGAGCCATAGACTCAGGTAGTGCGTGTCCCCAAGGTTTTACGTATTCAGGGCAAATAAAAACTTTATTGTTCTTAACTGCGTTGATCTGTTTCCATATAGGGTCAGTGGTCAAATCTTTTGCAACTTTGCGGTGACGCCACTGAACAAAAATAACTTCAGGGTTCCAGCGGAGCACATCTTCCATTGAGACTTCTTTGAATCCAACTATTTCTGCAGCAGCAACATTAACTCCGCCTGCACGTTCCATAATAACGCTGGTGTATTTACCGCGTCCGTAAGTTCTTAAGTTGGAACGAGCCATGTAACAACGTACACGTTTGGCTTCTTCAATTGTTCCCAAGTGGGATTTCAATATTTTCTGATTAGCATTGATAACTGCAATTAACTTCTCAGCTTTCTGTTGTTTGCTGAAAATGTCAGCAATGATGTTAATGCCTTCTTTCAGTCCATCGTTATAAGCTTTACTTGCGTCTTTTAATTCAGGATTAAGTACAGATGCTTGTTCGTAACCGGCATTATAAAGGGTGATAGCTACAACTGGGATACCAGCGGTTGTAATCTGCTCGATCATATCTTTAGGAGCGTAGTGAGTTACAAAAACAATGTCTGGGTTAAGCGTGAGCAGTGTTTCCATATTCACGCTTTTAAGACCACCGGGAGTGGGCATATTTTCGATATTTTTGATGCTCTTTGCTGCGCCGGGAAGATATTTTTCCCATTTCTCAAGGATACCTACGACTGAATCAGCAGCACCAAGCTGGATAGCAATGTCTAGTGTCTGATGCTGCAAAATAACTGCGCGGTTAACAACATCCGGTATAGTAACAGTTCTGCCAAGCTGATCTGTTACGCTACGCTCTGCCATTGCCGGGCCAGCAAAAAGAACAAGACAACTTAGTGCAAGAGCGCACAACAAGTTTAAAATTCTGAAATTTTTCATAGACATCCTTCTATTAGAAAATTGTTAATCCCAATCATCCCCCCAACAACATAATGACCACTGGATCTTTATATGTGTTTTTTGACATAACAGAGTGTGTAAGGCTCAGCAATGCGAATTACTCTTAGTTGTAAAATGGTACAGCATTAGTTATTATGATGCTCTATAATCATAACATCTCTCTATTTTTATGTAGTGATTGCATATATAAAAACGCAGGAAATCTATTTGCATCCCGATCACTCTCCAGCTGCATACTTACTTAAGCTTAATCGAGCATTATACAGTTATTTTATTATGAAATATCAGACATAATAAAAACAGCCCATACGTAAACGCATGAGCTGTTTTGTCTTAAAGCCATTTTTGAAAATAGTCGGTTATGCGCTATCCCTCTCAGCATTAACCTTCTTCTCAAAAGCACTACGATCCTTGCCTACATAAAAGATGAATGTGCAGAGCATAACTATCATGCAACCGATAAGCGCACTTTTTGCTGCGCCGGATAAAGCTACCAGACAGAATCCGCAGGCTATAATTGCAGAACAGATTTGCAGCCATGCTCTTTTCGCTTTGAATCCATAGCGGCGTAGAAGATTGAGAGCTGAATAGAAATAAGGCGGTAAGGTCAATAACACTGCGATGGATGCAATGTTTCCGAACAAACTTTGCGTGTTTCCGCCTTTGGACATGAACATAAGAATTACGAGAAGCACGCTCATCATTATAGATGAGAATACAAGTCCCATAACAGGAACGCCGTGGCTGTTTCTTACTCCAAAAGCTTTAGGAAGAGTTCCATCATTGGAAGCTCTGCAACCAGCCTGTGAAACAAGCATCATCCACGAACCAAGCGAGGCCAGACAGGCAAATGCTGTTACGGCTGAAACGAGCTTAGGAACATACGCTGCGAAAGGAAGACTGGCGCAGATATGGCCCATTGCCAGTGAAAAAGGTGCGCCGGATGCCGCCATTACTTTTGCGGGAAACATGCCGGAAATAGCAGTACAGGAAAGGATGTAAACTCCGCCAGCCAGCGCGGTTCCTACCATGGTTGAAATAGGAATGGTGCGTTTTGGATTCTTTACAATAGCGGTGTTAACCGAGGCACTTTCCACTCCGATAAAGGACCAGATGCAGAGAATGATCGCCGCAAGTATTGCGGAATCGGGAGTGTGTCCTTCCATAAGCCAATTGCTATTGAACTGCGCCATGTCAAAATAAGCCCAACCCGCTGTTCCCGTAATGATCACAGGAATTAAAAGCAGCACAACTCCAACTGAAACAAGTCTCCCGATCCAGTCTGCACCTAGAATATTAATTCCAGTGAAAAA
The sequence above is a segment of the Maridesulfovibrio frigidus DSM 17176 genome. Coding sequences within it:
- a CDS encoding FecCD family ABC transporter permease — encoded protein: MASHTNKSAINSGRDNRSKWSILLWVAPVAALCLGLVWGRYPVKLTEVLLVLGNYVGLPVTGEWSSVVETVVLHVRLPRVLAAMLIGGGLSISGAAFQGLFRNPLVSPYVLGVASGAGFGAALGIIIWNQPVMIQGCAFLFGMVAVGSAWLMSKFYKASGSMIIVLAGVIVGAFFQSLLSLVKYLADPDDKLPMIVYWLMGSLSSIAMKDLYTVLLPMGLCMVGLLMVRWRLNVISFGDEEARTLGVEAGKLRFGVVIAVTIITASAVSVSGIVGWVGLVVPHLARMLVGPDYRRLMPASLALGACYLVVIDGIARNISAAEIPLGILTATVGAPFFAWLLGKGRTGWA
- a CDS encoding ABC transporter ATP-binding protein; translated protein: MGVVLTVSDLTFAYDGVNPVWSGITLEVHAGEVLSVLGPNGTGKSTLLRCMAGLHVPSNGQVTIEGNKIGNMSRKEIAQAIAFVPQMHTPVFSFTAIEVVVMGRTAHIGMFASPSANDYSVAEQAMETLGILDLAKKSYNETSGGERQLILFARALAQESRILLLDEPTSHLDFGNQARTLVLVRKLADQGLAVVMTTHFPDHALGFSERTALIADGLLQGYGITNETLDPEMLSRLYGLPVEVCTLEGGDKVCIARA
- a CDS encoding amino acid permease; the protein is MATAEHKKMGVIACTAVVAGNMMGSGIALLPANLAAIGSISVIGWGIALVGALALAYVFSRLGMEDPQEGGPIAYAGEVAPILGYQSGLLYYHANWIGNIAIAITGVDYLSTFFPALQNPIYSGITSIALIWFFTGINILGADWIGRLVSVGVVLLLIPVIITGTAGWAYFDMAQFNSNWLMEGHTPDSAILAAIILCIWSFIGVESASVNTAIVKNPKRTIPISTMVGTALAGGVYILSCTAISGMFPAKVMAASGAPFSLAMGHICASLPFAAYVPKLVSAVTAFACLASLGSWMMLVSQAGCRASNDGTLPKAFGVRNSHGVPVMGLVFSSIMMSVLLVILMFMSKGGNTQSLFGNIASIAVLLTLPPYFYSALNLLRRYGFKAKRAWLQICSAIIACGFCLVALSGAAKSALIGCMIVMLCTFIFYVGKDRSAFEKKVNAERDSA
- a CDS encoding ABC transporter substrate-binding protein gives rise to the protein MKNFRILNLLCALALSCLVLFAGPAMAERSVTDQLGRTVTIPDVVNRAVILQHQTLDIAIQLGAADSVVGILEKWEKYLPGAAKSIKNIENMPTPGGLKSVNMETLLTLNPDIVFVTHYAPKDMIEQITTAGIPVVAITLYNAGYEQASVLNPELKDASKAYNDGLKEGINIIADIFSKQQKAEKLIAVINANQKILKSHLGTIEEAKRVRCYMARSNLRTYGRGKYTSVIMERAGGVNVAAAEIVGFKEVSMEDVLRWNPEVIFVQWRHRKVAKDLTTDPIWKQINAVKNNKVFICPEYVKPWGHALPESMALGELWMAKTLYPEKFKDVDLSALVQSYYKEFYGVSYK